In Helianthus annuus cultivar XRQ/B chromosome 9, HanXRQr2.0-SUNRISE, whole genome shotgun sequence, the following are encoded in one genomic region:
- the LOC110877143 gene encoding probable RNA methyltransferase At5g51130 gives MEDKEENPQNDSVQANGQQSSKKRKKQKEVAIFGNYRNYYSYRIDQGLEEDPRIKVMKKEWFEGKNCLDIGCNSGLITITIAKKFGCEKILGIDIDSARIEDAYWNLRRIVKSSESKKNQKVDKSKDVGTNGITDPPDKTGRVEISADSPASHLFDQVSFQKDNFVLGWTIPGDKVYDTILCLSVSKWIHLNWGDEGLITLFSKVWRLLKPGGIFILEPQPWKSYVSNRQVSEVASTNYKNLKIFPDQFQEILLDKIGFRKIENLSSSLSGSKTGFNRPILALWK, from the exons ATGGAAGACAAAGAAGAAAACCCCCAAAACGACAGCGTACAAGCCAACGGTCAACAGTCCAGCAAGAAGCGAAAGAAGCAGAAAGAAGTTGCCATCTTCGGCAACTACAGAAATTACTACAGTTATCGC ATTGATCAAGGGTTGGAAGAAGATCCTAGAATTAAGGTTATGAAGAAAGAATGGTTTGAAGGGAAAAACTGTCTTGATATTGGCTGCAATAGTGGATTAATTACCATCACAATCG CAAAAAAGTTTGGTTGCGAGAAAATTCTTGGGATCGACATAGATTCAG CTCGAATTGAGGATGCATATTGGAACCTAAGAAGAATTGTGAAATCGAGTGAAAGTAAGAAGAATCAAAAGGTTGACAAGTCAAAAGATGTCGGAACCAATGGTATAACTGATCCGCCAGATAAAACGGGCCGGGTTGAAATTTCAGCGGATTCTCCTGCTTCACATCTGTTTGACCAAGTCTCTTTCCAGAAAGACAATTTCGTTCTTGGTTGGACAATACCAGGAGATAAGGTGTACGATACCATTCTTTG CCTAAGTGTTTCCAAATGGATCCATTTGAACTGGGGCGATGAGGGTTTAATAACACTATTCTCAAAGGTTTGGCGGCTTCTTAAACCT GGTGGTATTTTTATTTTGGAACCTCAGCCGTGGAAATCATACGTCAGTAACCGTCAAGTGTCGGAG GTAGCGTCGACTAACTACAAGAATCTTAAAATATTTCCAGATCAATTTCAGGAGATTCTTTTGGACAAG ATCGGATTTAGGAAAATCGAGAACTTAAGTTCGAGTTTATCTGGAAGCAAAACCGGGTTTAATCGGCCAATCTTAGCTTTATGGAAGTGA
- the LOC110877141 gene encoding putative aldehyde oxidase Art an 7: protein MALPPSAAIRRTVICLFLAFSVTNAGPHHGIIQRRHGKGHHHGYIIPPGTPGEVTPGNPTVVPPGNPTVVPPGGEIPGVVPPGEVPHEIPGVVPPGGVPHEIPGGTVVPPGTPAEVPPGTPAEVPPGTPAEIPPGTPPAENDLETNFKGSWAIDNPNVGVAAMQFQLMPNNKAVWFDTTSLGPSARELGPPGNCPLSPEMNFKPDCWAHAIAYDVETGESRTVYMDGEPWCSSGHLWPNGDLVATGGTRGGYKSVRMLSVSDLNANFVEKKNVLADNRWYSSNQVLEDGSAVVVGGRNSFSYEIVPPNKLEFPSKKFNLKFLQETTVPKKPGPGMYIENNLYPFLFLVPDGNVFLFANDRAIIFHPSTGTVVREFPKLPGGARNYPPSGMAALLPLTLTSKDIHAEVVICGGNTQESYQAVDSKHTKTRVFVPALRDCHRLVLSDHSSKWEKEQDMPSGRCMGDLLHLPTGDLLMINGAQKGVAGWENAIDPNFTPVLYTPNKPMGQRFKEMVPTNIARMYHSVSALIPDGKILVAGSNPHAKYLLKAEYPTELRVEKFSPHYLDPALAKHRPEILPEMADKVTTDKVLKYGQEFKVGVKFNSGQVNPQNVKVTMVYPPFTTHGFSMNQRLLVLPVKAVTDESITTVAPPSGKIAPPGYYMLFVSFRGVPSKGYWVHVD, encoded by the exons ATGGCTCTACCACCCTCGGCCGCCATCCGCCGCACCGTCATCTGTCTATTCCTTGCGTTTTCCGTCACCAACGCCGGTCCGCACCACGGTATCATTCAGAGAAGACACGGCAAGGGCCATCACCATGGCTACATAATTCCACCAGGAACGCCAGGTGAAGTCACACCTGGAAATCCAACCGTAGTTCCACCTGGAAATCCAACGGTAGTTCCACCTGGCGGAGAAATTCCAGGTGTCGTTCCACCAGGCGAAGTTCCACATGAAATTCCTGGCGTAGTTCCACCAGGTGGAGTTCCACATGAAATTCCAGGTGGAACTGTAGTTCCACCTGGAACTCCCGCCGAAGTTCCGCCTGGGACTCCAGCCGAAGTTCCACCAGGAACTCCTGCTGAAATTCCACCAGGAACTCCGCCAGCTGAAAATGACTTAGAGACAAATTTCAAGGGTTCATGGGCCATTGATAATCCAAATGTGGGTGTTGCCGCGATGCAATTCCAATTGATGCCAAACAACAAGGCCGTGTGGTTTGATACAACGTCTCTAGGCCCGTCTGCTCGGGAACTCGGCCCACCGGGCAACTGTCCTTTAAGCCCCGAGATGAACTTTAAGCCCGATTGTTGGGCACATGCCATCGCTTATGACGTCGAAACCGGAGAAAGTCGGACAGTTTAT ATGGATGGAGAACCATGGTGTTCGTCGGGACACTTATGGCCCAACGGCGACTTGGTGGCTACCGGTGGCACTCGAGGCGGTTATAAATCCGTTCGAATGTTGTCCGTAAGTGACCTCAATGCCAACTTTGTGGAGAAAAAGAATGTTCTTGCTGATAATAGATG GTATTCATCTAACCAAGTTTTGGAAGACGGAAGCGCAGTTGTGGTTGGTGGTCGAAACTCCTTTAGCTACGAGATTGTGCCACCGAATAAGCTTGAATTCCCGTCGAAAAAATTCAACCTCAAATTCCTCCAAGAAACGACCGTACCGAAAAAACCCGGACCCGGTATGTACATCGAAAACAACCTCTACCCGTTCCTCTTCTTAGTTCCCGATGGAAACGTTTTCCTCTTCGCAAACGACCGTGCCATCATATTCCACCCCTCCACGGGCACGGTCGTTCGCGAGTTCCCAAAACTACCCGGTGGTGCACGAAACTACCCACCTTCCGGCATGGCTGCCCTCCTCCCGCTAACCCTAACCTCGAAGGATATCCACGCCGAGGTGGTGATTTGCGGCGGCAACACACAAGAATCTTACCAGGCGGTCGACAGTAAACACACGAAAACTCGGGTTTTCGTGCCTGCTCTTCGGGACTGCCACCGACTCGTGTTGAGCGATCATTCCTCGAAATGGGAGAAAGAACAAGACATGCCGTCGGGCCGGTGCATGGGCGACCTCTTACATCTCCCAACCGGCGATCTTTTAATGATCAACGGCGCACAAAAGGGCGTCGCGGGATGGGAAAATGCGATCGACCCGAACTTCACTCCCGTACTATACACTCCGAATAAACCGATGGGCCAACGGTTTAAAGAAATGGTTCCAACAAACATCGCCCGAATGTACCATTCGGTTTCGGCATTGATCCCCGACGGAAAAATATTAGTCGCCGGAAGTAATCCGCATGCGAAATACCTTCTAAAGGCCGAGTACCCAACAGAACTCCGGGTCGAAAAATTCTCCCCACATTATCTTGACCCGGCATTGGCAAAACATCGGCCGGAGATCTTGCCGGAGATGGCGGATAAGGTGACGACGGATAAGGTGTTGAAGTATGGTCAAGAGTTCAAAGTTGGAGTGAAATTCAATAGTGGTCAAGTGAATCCTCAAAATGTGAAGGTGACAATGGTTTATCCACCATTTACAACTCATGGGTTTTCAATGAATCAAAGATTGTTGGTTCTGCCGGTGAAGGCGGTGACAGATGAGTCGATCACCACCGTAGCGCCGCCATCCGGAAAGATTGCTCCGCCGGGGTATTATATGTTGTTTGTGAGTTTTAGGGGTGTTCCTAGCAAGGGTTATTGGGTACATGTTGACTAA
- the LOC110877140 gene encoding auxin-responsive protein IAA14: MSTSLKQHHHHHHSNTHSPQPKMDPIPKTHNQDLNLKATELRLGLPGSESPERTTIGGAKNPNLVSGAKRGFSDTINFVKNGAFLAENKNNTSGKDTAVSSSPKVPVAASKAQVVGWPPIRSFRKNSMAAKNTKNEDDPNAEIGSCVYVKVSMDGAPYLRKVDLKIYSSYQDLSLALEKMFSSFTLGQYGTHGSSENPLMNLLNGSEYVLTYEDKDGDLMLVGDVPWDMFTGTCKRMRIMKSSDAIGLAPRVADKCKSGN, encoded by the exons ATGTCTACATCCTTAaaacaacaccaccaccaccaccattccaACACTCACTCACCACAACCCAAAATGGACCCAATACCCAAAACCCACAACCAAGATTTGAACTTGAAAGCCACCGAGTTAAGACTCGGTCTGCCTGGTTCTGAGTCACCTGAAAGAACCACTATTGGTGGTGCCAAGAACCCTAATTTGGTCTCAGGAGCCAAAAGGGGTTTCTCAGATACCATTAATTTTGTTAAAAATGGTGCCTTTTTGGCTGAAAACAAGAATAATACTTCTGGGAAAGATACTGCTGTTTCATCTTCACCTAAAGTTCCTGTTGCTGCTTCAAA GGCACAAGTTGTGGGATGGCCTCCAATTCGGTCTTTTCGAAAGAATTCAATGGCTGCTAAAAACACGAAGAACGAAGATGACCCGAATGCCGAAATCGGATCATGTGTTTATGTGAAAGTTAGTATGGATGGAGCTCCATATTTGAGGAAAGTGGATCTTAAGATCTATTCAAGTTATCAGGATCTTTCTTTGGCTTTAGAGAAAATGTTTAGTAGCTTCACCCTTG GTCAATACGGTACTCACGGGTCGAGTGAAAACCCATTGATGAATCTTCTGAACGGTTCTGAATATGTACTAACTTACGAAGACAAAGATGGTGACTTGATGCTCGTTGGAGATGTTCCCTGGGA TATGTTTACTGGAACTTGTAAGAGGATGCGGATCATGAAGAGTTCAGATGCAATCGGCTTAG CCCCTCGAGTCGCAGACAAATGCAAAAGCGGTAACTAG